The DNA segment AGAAGTATTCCGGTTCTGTCTCCCTTGCTCTTTGAAAGAACATCAATTGGATAAAATTGTATCTTCATGCCGGCACCCGCCGATGCAATAACGCCTGCAGAATATATAAATATTGTGATGAATTGTGATAAATTTAAAATAATCTAATTTTCTCCCAGAAAAATGTCTTTTATATCCCCTGAGAAATAATAGCTGCCATGAGCTAATCCTGTAAACGGGCGAAGAAAGACAGAATGCTTTTCAATCGCAAAATCATAAGCCTCTCTCAGGGAAACCTTTGAATCAGAGTTTGAATCAGCAGATGTCCCGGAAAATGCCTTCCAGAAAGAATCTGAAAAAACCTTGCAGTCTGTCTGATACACTGCATCTGTGTCAGAGATTGCAATAACGCTTTTAGAAGAATTCTTTAGTTCATCCGCAAAACCGCCTGAATAGCATTGGTCAGCAACAACAATTGTAATCCTTGAATCAATTTTATCTATGCATTCCTTTAACTCAATGTCAAAAAGATAATCATCCTTTAGGACAAGGGCGCTTCTCCCACCCATACGGTCTCCGTGCCCGGTAAGGTAGAAAAGCACAATGTCATTATCATCAGTTATTTGAGAAAGCAAATCAGAAACCCTCTGAAAGTTTTCCTTTGTTCCTGAAAATGCTGAAAAATCCTGCTCTTCAAAATAGGAATCTGGCTTTTCTGAAAGCGTGAAGATGTTATCCTTGCAAAAGCCCATGTTTTCAAGGGAAGAATGTGAAGTTGAGCAGTTATAGAAGTGAAGCTCTGAAGGGTCGCCGTTCAGAATTACTGCATATTTATCCTTTTCTGAATGCATAATCTCAG comes from the Candidatus Woesearchaeota archaeon genome and includes:
- a CDS encoding caspase family protein, producing MRNAFLRIAAVSGLVGALALSNNFGQIAALSIEERIERLESAEIMHSEKDKYAVILNGDPSELHFYNCSTSHSSLENMGFCKDNIFTLSEKPDSYFEEQDFSAFSGTKENFQRVSDLLSQITDDNDIVLFYLTGHGDRMGGRSALVLKDDYLFDIELKECIDKIDSRITIVVADQCYSGGFADELKNSSKSVIAISDTDAVYQTDCKVFSDSFWKAFSGTSADSNSDSKVSLREAYDFAIEKHSVFLRPFTGLAHGSYYFSGDIKDIFLGEN